In a single window of the Zea mays cultivar B73 chromosome 5, Zm-B73-REFERENCE-NAM-5.0, whole genome shotgun sequence genome:
- the LOC118472045 gene encoding uncharacterized protein: protein MAIIFGNQQGTGLFAKCTSDPLGFDTSESAGTYGVDYSGDLAGHESNNASPTHDSGESLNPSGPIRDGGDSSTRSGARRNRGCMMMEDEDPLICTVTEAFKTLSDAIKQSAPQPRLIIPPNLWTMMKQIPVFERKHIAHYYGYLCENPALAYAFLEMGLDDQMVWVSMYIKTHLSD from the coding sequence ATGGCTATCATATTTGGGAATCAGCAAGGAACTGGACTGTTTGCAAAATGTACCAGTGATCCCCTAGGTTTCGACACATCTGAAAGTGCAGGTACATATGGTGTGGATTATTCTGGAGACTTGGCTGGTCATGAGAGTAACAATGCAAGTCCAACTCATGATAGTGGAGAATCATTGAACCCAAGTGGTCCAATTCGTGATGGTGGAGACTCATCTACTCGAAGTGGTGCAAGAAGGAACAGAGGGTGCATGATGATGGAAGATGAGGATCCATTGATATGCACTGTCACTGAAGCTTTTAAGACTCTTTCAGATGCAATCAAGCAGTCAGCACCACAACCACGTTTGATAATCCCACCCAACCTATGGACTATGATGAAACAGATTCCTGTCTTTGAAAGGAAACATATAGCACACTACTATGGCTACTTGTGTGAGAATCCAGCCCTTGCTTATGCCTTTCTAGAGATGGGACTAGATGATCAAATGGTATGGGTGTCTATGTACATCAAGACTCATCTTTCTGATTGA